In the bacterium genome, CGGACAGAACGTTCCGACTGGTGGACAAGAAACATGATTTCAATCAGCTCGACCGGGCGTTCTTCCTGAAACAGGAAACCGATATTCTCGTAATTGGCTGCGGAGCCCAGAACCGTGGGGGAAACGGATTCCCACGGAAAACCCCCTGTCAGTTTATCTATAATCCCTTCACGAAGCGGGGTACGCAGGTCATTCTGGAACCCACGCCGCAGGCCTGTGAAACGTTCAATCGTTTGAGAAAAGAAGGCAAAAACGTCCTCTTCGTCCTCCACAACACGTGCTGATCGCGGGCGCTCGATCCCACCGCCCGATCCTCCGCCCTCCACGCGCCGCCGCACCGTAGTGACGTGGGGACTCGGTCTTTTCTGGCTGCTGCTGATGGGTTTGGCGATTGTTTCCGCCGTGGAACCGCAGTGGCTGAAGGACCTCTCGCAGGCCGGTCGCGAAGTCGAGTCTCGCGACTACAAGGACTATGGAGACAATCTGCTTCGCAACCGGAATTTCTCGCTGGCCATCGCTCAGTATCAAAAAGCGCTATCCATTCAACCGGATCTGACCGCCGCGTCGGTGAACATGGCGGTGGCCTACGAGCGAATGGGGGCCAGCGACCGCGCCGAGCGCATTCTGCGACAGGCGCTAAGCGTGAAGGGCGGCCAGAAAGGCGTGATCTGTTTCCACCTCGCGGCAATGGCCGAAAAACAGAATCGCACCGCCGAGGCTGTCGAGCTATACCGGCAGGCGCTCGACAGCGATCTGCCGCCGCAGGCGGTCTATGGCAAGCTGGGCAACTTGTTCATCCGCGAGCAACGGTTTTCGGAAGCGCGCGATGCATTTGAAGCCGCGCTGAGAATTCAAGAGGACCCGACGTCATTCTATCGGGACATGTTGCGCGCAAGTTTGGCCACCTACGCCGAAGACACGACGCACCGGAGGAATATCGAGACGCTGCTCGCTCGCGACACGCGCGAGGAAGACCTGGCCGCCTACGATCTCGAGATCATCCGGCGCGTTCAGGCCGGCGATCAGGACATTTCCGGCAACTATGCGAATCTCTCCACTGCCTATGCCGGACTGGGCGAGATCGAGCAGGCAATCGAACATGCCCAGCGCGCCCTACAAATCTGGCCCGGCAACACGTCGGCCCGTCGGAATTTGGATCTGCTCCACCAAATGCGGGCGCAGGCGGGGGACTCCGTCAAGACCGGCTCCTGAAGAAAACGGAAATCATTGTATTGACGAAAAGGCAGGCGCGCAGCCTGCCTTTTCGTCAAGAACTCGTTCGGAACTCTATTTCAGGTACAGGATCGGAACGTTGCGGATCACATCGCCGGACCTGACTTGAACGAAATACCTTCCGGACGCGACCATCCGACCGCTCTCGTCCATACCATCCCAGCGTAACGTATGCCGACCGGCGGCGAATTCCTGATCCGTCAGCGTTGTTACGGTTCGGCCCAAAACGTCGAAGATCGAAATCGTCACGCGGTTCTGCGCCGCGATCTCGAAGGGAATCTGCGTGGACGAATTGAACGGATTGGGATAGGCAGGTGATACTGCGAAGGCTTGCGGATTCTCCGGCGCACGCCGCTCCCCAGAGGGCAGAGCTCCTGAGCAATTGTAGAATCCCAGATTGTCATAGTCCGCCACGACCGCGATGTTTCCCATGACCGTCACAGCATACGGAAGGCCGGGTGTCTGATAACAGCCGGTGATATGCGGCGCCGTCGGATCGGTCATATCA is a window encoding:
- a CDS encoding tetratricopeptide repeat protein, with the translated sequence MTWGLGLFWLLLMGLAIVSAVEPQWLKDLSQAGREVESRDYKDYGDNLLRNRNFSLAIAQYQKALSIQPDLTAASVNMAVAYERMGASDRAERILRQALSVKGGQKGVICFHLAAMAEKQNRTAEAVELYRQALDSDLPPQAVYGKLGNLFIREQRFSEARDAFEAALRIQEDPTSFYRDMLRASLATYAEDTTHRRNIETLLARDTREEDLAAYDLEIIRRVQAGDQDISGNYANLSTAYAGLGEIEQAIEHAQRALQIWPGNTSARRNLDLLHQMRAQAGDSVKTGS